The Pseudofrankia sp. DC12 region GACCGGGATGCGGCGCGGGGAGGCGGTCGGGCTGCGCCGTCAGGATCTCGACCTGGCGGCGGCCACGGTCGTGCCGGCGGTCCCGCGGGTGGTGGTCGACGGCCAGGCCGGCGACGGCGAGACCAAGACCGAGTCCGGGGAGCGCCCGCGTTCGCTCGACCCGGCGACGCTCGCCGCGCTGCGCGCCCACGTCGAGCGGTGGGAGAAGGAGCGGGCCGACGTCGGTCACACCTCGGATCTGCTGTTCTGCCACCCGGACGGGTCCAACATCCACCCGGACTCGGTCACCGACTGGTTCCAGGGCCACGCCCGCGCGGCGGGCCTGCCGGTGATCCGGCTGCACGACGTCCGCCACAGCTATGCGACCGCCGCGTTCAAGGCCGGGGTTCATCCCAAGGTGGTCAGCGAGCGGCTCGGCCACGCCGACGTGGCGTTCACCCTGCGGACCTACAGCCACGTCATCCCGGGCATGGATGCCGCCGCCGCCGACCTGGTCGCCGGCCAGATCCTCGGGGCGTCCGAGCCGCTCGCGCCGCCCGCTGACGAGACCCCGCAGGACGACGACGTGCACGATCCTGTGCACAAAGAAGCCGGTCCGCTCCCAGAATGCGGGGGCGAGACCGGCTGATGTGCTGGTACCAAAGGGTGGACCTAGGTGGACTTGAACCACCGGCCTCTTCCTTATCAGGGAAGCGCTCTAACCGGCTGAGCTATAGGTCCGGGGAGTTGCTGGGGCCCGTTGGGGGCGCGAGAGCAAGAGTACAGGACGGCGGCGACCGGGTGGGAGCCACCGCCCGGCTCCTCGCTATCGATCGCTGAGCGTTACCTCGATCCCACCGATCATGTCGGCGCAGAGGTTGTAGAGCATCGCCCCGAGGGTGGCCAGCAAGGTCAACAGGACGACGTTGATCGCACCCACGAGCAGGCTGATCTGCATGGCCCGGCCGAACGACAGCCAGGAGCTCACGCTGTGGCTCTCGCCCGAGGTCAGGGTGCCGGCGGCGTTCGTGATGCTGTCGAACACACCGACCGAGTTCAGCACGAACCAGAGCACCGCCACCGCGACCATGATCACAAGGAACAGGCACAGCGAGAACGCGAACGCGAGCCGGGTCACGGTCAGCGGGCTGACCCTGGTGAGCCGCAGCCTGGCCCGCCGGCCGGTGCGCGAGCCGTCCGCGTCGCCGTAGTCGGCCGAGTAGTCACCCGCGCGGGCCGGCTCGGACCGGTCCTGGTCGCCCCGGCCCGGGTAGCCGGCGGCCGGATCCGGCGCGCCGCGGCCCGGCCGGGCCCACTCCCGCTGCTCACGGCCTCCGGCCGGCGCGGCGCCTGTACGGACGCCGGACACCGGGGCCGGCATCCGTTCCGCCGGCACCGCCGGGCCGCGGCTGGGCTTGGCCAGGTTCGGTTTCGGGGTGGTGTCGGCGACGGTCCGGTCCGGATCGGCCGACACGGACGCCGCGCCGACGGCCGCGACCGTCCGGGTCTCGGCGCCGCGGTCGGCGGCACCGGCACGACCGCGGTCGTCCCGGGCGCCGCTGTCCCTGGCGCCGCCGCTGTCCCTGGCGCCGCCGTTGTCCCTGGCGCCGCCGTTGTCCCGAGCGCCACTGTCCCGGCCGTTGTCCGACCCGGAGGGCCGGGCTGGGGTACGCACGATGGCCATGGTGTCTGGGTCGCGCGGCGCTTGCGCCAGCTGGTCCGTCGCGGCCGTTTTGGCCGGCGCGCCACGGCCAGCCGCGGCATACCGGTCCGAACCGGCCGACGGTGGCTGGCTGGCGACCGGCGTGGCGACCTTGGTGGTCGCCGCGCCGCCCCTGACGGTGTCCGAAGCAGCTCCCTTGGACCCGGCCGAGGATTTTGACGGGACCGAGGACGGGGCCGGCACGGCCGACGACACCGACCGGACGGCGGCCGTCTTGTCGGCGTCGCCCTCGACCGGCTCCTTGGTCGCCGTCCGCGCTCCCGCGGCG contains the following coding sequences:
- a CDS encoding site-specific integrase, producing MKGSVYRKDGKWAYRFDLGPDPLTGRRRQPSKSGFERKTDAEKAMRAAITAAEAGRHVGASRRTVGEFLTEWHAAVQHAMRPNTWVKYGYCAGYVTRVIGETPLRELTPVRLNLLYTHLLKAGRVRPRGDQGAGLSASTVATVHRMLHRALGDAVRWGYLARNVAEDAAPPRVGKRPATVWTTEQLRTFVEHIQGDRLYALYLLIVTTGMRRGEAVGLRRQDLDLAAATVVPAVPRVVVDGQAGDGETKTESGERPRSLDPATLAALRAHVERWEKERADVGHTSDLLFCHPDGSNIHPDSVTDWFQGHARAAGLPVIRLHDVRHSYATAAFKAGVHPKVVSERLGHADVAFTLRTYSHVIPGMDAAAADLVAGQILGASEPLAPPADETPQDDDVHDPVHKEAGPLPECGGETG
- a CDS encoding DUF3566 domain-containing protein, with amino-acid sequence MSEKDERPGRSGGLPTAAADSESAAGNPFFEKVGGPKKDVPAKPAVAASDDAAGARTATKEPVEGDADKTAAVRSVSSAVPAPSSVPSKSSAGSKGAASDTVRGGAATTKVATPVASQPPSAGSDRYAAAGRGAPAKTAATDQLAQAPRDPDTMAIVRTPARPSGSDNGRDSGARDNGGARDNGGARDSGGARDSGARDDRGRAGAADRGAETRTVAAVGAASVSADPDRTVADTTPKPNLAKPSRGPAVPAERMPAPVSGVRTGAAPAGGREQREWARPGRGAPDPAAGYPGRGDQDRSEPARAGDYSADYGDADGSRTGRRARLRLTRVSPLTVTRLAFAFSLCLFLVIMVAVAVLWFVLNSVGVFDSITNAAGTLTSGESHSVSSWLSFGRAMQISLLVGAINVVLLTLLATLGAMLYNLCADMIGGIEVTLSDR